The nucleotide window TCATTGAAGCACTTGGACTCACTCCAGAGGTTTTTTTGCATAAGCGTAAGACTAATACCTGTGTCTTGTCCACAGGCATAGAGAACCTCTGCAACCCCTACCCGTAGCTATGTTTAATGTATAAGTAAGGGAGGAAGGGCCATCAAATTACAAGCCTACGCATCTCTTTCAAGGAATATTTCACCTTGCAGAGGGAGCAGTCTAAGTAGGTTGGgtgaataaaatgctttttgccCTTGGGTATGACAGCATGTTAAACCCCTGGCAGCTCCTCTATACCCAGAAGCTGAAAAGTGGTGCTTTATTACATCCTTATTTAAATGAAGTAAGCATCTTGTGTGTACTAGGGGCAAAATGTGACTTAGGTATGAAAATTTTAAGAACTGGTCTTCCATCAAATGGATTGGTAAAATTGTGAGAAGTAACTGTGTAAAGATTCTGACACTGCTTCTGTGATGCTGTTAGAATCATTGGCTGTGGAGATGTTACATCCCTGCAATATTTGCTTCCGGGGGGATGGGAATGTCCCTACTAAGTctgcagaataaagaaaagcacttaCCCACTTTGACTCTTTTTTTGGTGTGTATAAATACAGCAATACTCCGCATCATTAACCCTGCTGTTTCCTGCAACTCTGAACAGTGCTTGTTAGCTCCTGTTTGTATATTAATCTGACTGTACACTGTATTTGCTGAGTGTTGCATTATTCTTACTCTCATACCACACATTTGCAGGCTAGTCCTTTTGCGATGGAAGCCGAAGAAACGATGGAATGTATCCAGGAATTCCCTGAACACTATAAAGTAATTTTAGATAGACTGAATGAACAGCGTGAGCAGGACCAGTTTACGGATATCACTCTGATTGTTGATGGTATGTACAGGCCTGCGAAACACTTGGTGTTCTGAGAATCCTGAAAGCCATGTGGGCTAGCTGTTTTCTTTGTCACAGCTTTCAGCTGTCAAAGTGGGCTGCTAACAAATTCTGGGTTCTGTACCTATGTGCGAGTTACTGGCagagtttcatttaaaatcttgGGGTGAACAGAGTCTCCAGCAGTGATTAGtagtatttcttctgcttttccaacCATGggctaaatattttcaaatagaaGCCACTTTGACTCTGCTGTATTATGTTTAACATGTTATCTAAGGTTTTCTAAAACATTGTTAAAATACTTTCCCCTAACTTGAGGTGACTGTTTGCACGCAGAGAACTTGTACAAatactgtgttaaaaaaaaccacaaaaccagcaCCCTGAAATCAGATTTACTTCTTGCTTCTCTGTTACCTGCCTACTATTTTAATACATAGTTAAAATAAGGTAGAAGTTTGGGTTTTATCTATGTTCTAAGGACACAAATATTAGTTTAAAAGGATGATTGAGATAGAAGTGCTCATTACCTCCTTAGGAAAGGCCTCATAGATCGCCTAAGATTGCTTCTCATCCCAGACATGTCTTGGAACAGGTGAGGGTTTCAGGAAAGATAGGCAGTGTCCATTAGGACAGATTTAACTAGAGGAGTACTGCCTGATCTTTGAAAAAATAGCAAGAACTCACTTGAAGGAAAAGGATCCTACAGAGCCtgaattaggaaaaaagtaagcaaatgaagaaaagaattactATTTACGACTTACCCTAGTTTCACTGACAGCGCTTGCACAGAACTTGTCCTGAATGTTTGTTCTTACTCTGGTATTACCGAACCCATATGTTGAGCTTAAAGCTGGACTTGTGTACAGCAGTGTTGTTCTAATCCATGTTGCTTCTCTTATCTCTGTCCCATGGAGCTTTTTGAATGTTCATGCCTTTGCCAGGGAGAAGTCAACACAGCGATGGGGAATGCATAGTGTGAAAAACAGgaataacagaataaaaccGCTTCTGTTCTGCAACAGTGTTTATGCTGGCAGAAGTGGTGATAAAATTAATCAATCTGTAAGAGCCacaaaaaccaaagagaaactTATTTGTACAAGATTTTCCCCGTAACTTAAATATGTGAAAAGACAAACACTAGAGTGAGTCGATACTACAGCTGATTGAGTTGCAGAGCTTTGTCAAGGTGAGTGAAGACAGCTAGGGTCTGGATGAGATGGGACAGGCTGGCTGCAGTAGTACCCCATGCTACAGGGAGACATACTGTAACAATATGCTGCTGGAATGGATTTGTAGACTGAGTGGTCTCTTTTCTGTATCTGCACTTATTCTGCATGATGAGGGATGAAGGACTTATCCTAAACCTAAAACTTTTGTCTCTCTTTGTAGGTCACCATTTCAAAGCTCATAAGGCTGTTCTTGCTGCCTGTAGCCAGTTCTTCTACAAATTCTTCCAAGATTTCACTCAGGAGCCCTTGGTGGAGATTGAAGGTAATCTGATCTGTCCAAATAAAAACCTCCAGAGTTGTGTGCCCAAACTGGAAATGGCTGTAGTGGCCTTGGTACAGGCTAACGTGCATGCTGGGCCTTATCAGTCAGCTTTCTAGATCTCAGCTCTTGAGTTGTTCTGAGACAGGTAccaccactggaaaaaaatcttcccctgcagaaaaattgaaaagaacAGGCTTGAATTAAACCTTTTGGAAGGGAAAGTGTGAGgttctgtgttttccctcttttattgctttctccCAGTACCTGTCTAATGAAGGTCAGACAGACGCTGTGTGGTTTTAGGACTAGCTGTGTGACTTAACAGTCTTTTCCCTGGCAACAGATGGCTAGATGAAAAAGGCTGCCAGTGATGGCTAATGGCTGATACCTTGGCTGGGGTGCAAGAAAAGAATAGACATGGAGCAAAATTTGTCTGGTAGGCAGGGAGCAAATTCCTGGAGCAGTATTTCAGCCTCCAGTAACTGGCTACTTAGAGGTCTCCGAAGAGAgattgtgggtttttgtttaaACCTATACTTCTTCAAACAGCTTTTTGCcgctcttttccttccttttatctttattttcgCATAACTCTGTAGCTGTTTCAGATTAACATGCTTCTGTGGTAGACTTTTTATTCCAGCATGAGATTTTTGAGTCTGTCATCTTTATGAAACTGGCAGCTACAGTACTGTGAGCAAAATGGTGAGCAGGCAGGCGTGCAAGATTCATCATATAGATGAGACTGAGGAACTGCTAAAAGAAACCATTGTTTTTCTTGCCTATATACAGGTGTAAGTAACATGGCATTTCGTCACCTAATTGAGTTCACCTATACAGCAAAACTAATGGTCCAAGGTGAGGAAGAAGCAAATGATGTTTGGAAAGCAGCTGAGTATCTGCAGATGTTAGAAGCTATCAAAGCTCTTGAAATCAGGTAAGCACATaagcctctttttcttcctaacattGCAATGTAGAGTCACAAGAATTCTGTGGCTGCCAgatttctgcagtgctgttcCTTATCTTGGGGCTTCCTATAATTGTGTGGGACCATATACCCTTTTACTCTAAGATACGTATCAGAGTTATACAGGCTGAAAAATTAATGTCACGTTTCTTGAGCTGGAATTCGATGACAAGAGACATGGCTGATAAACACTGCAGACATTGTAGTGCTGTGACTTTGTAGTAACTAACATCAGGTCCCTGCTATCTGACTGCCCACATAATGCATCAAAGAGTTGGACATAACATGATCTAGACTGGAAAGAAAGCGACTGTTATTCCTTAAAGTGCATTAGTgttgtatgtatgtatgtatctCCAGTCAAAGTTTCACACAAGAGTAGTCTGTTTGCTCAGCAGGTTATTCTTTTGGTATGTGAACCTGGAGCTCCTTGCAGTAACATGCAAAGTAACTGTAACCTTCTAGAAAAAGCCAGGCTAGATGAAGCCAAAAGATTATGTCCTCAGTCTTCCTGTGTCTCAATAGAGTAAGGTGCAATTTAATAAGCTGTATCCTGCATTAAATCATTAGCCACCTCTAACATAGGACTTGGAGATACTGGACAAAGCCTTTTCTCTCCTATTACTAGAACACATGAAAATGATAGGGAGTAGATTATGTGAAAGAATTCACCGGGCCACTTACTCCCATGAATCTGGTTTGTGGGGATGATAGCTACTCGTTTTTTAAACTGATAATCAGTAGTGGAACCTCCAGCACCCGTTACCTCCAGCATCTAAGAGCTGTGGATGATCTTGAGGCTGTGACTTGAAAGCATTGGTCCACTCAGCTCTGTCTGTGTTTGAGATGGGAAGCTATCCCTAACCTCTGGAAGAAGAGGGTTGTGTGTGTATGGTGCAGGGAGAACCAAAACAGAGCTGGTGGTTGTGTTTAAGCACAGGAAATTAGTCTAGGGTACTCTTTGCACATCCTGGTGGCTCTTATTTTTAcctcatctgtttttctgaataatAGTCGTTGCGTGAAGTAGCAGCTGTGGTGTTTTTTAACAAGCTATAACCATTGCAGGCAACTGCACACACTCCAAAGCCTGAGGTGAGAGACTTGAATCTTGTTTCTGAGTAGGAAAGCCAAGCAACTCCTCTCTTTGGGGAAGATTTCTTTCCAAGTACAGAATTTCCCAAGTTTCTTAGATAAACCTATGTCTTTGGGTTAACTGACCTTTCTTCTCTAAAGAAAGTGCGCTTTCTATCATTCAAgcagagatatttaaaacactttagTAGCCTTATGTCAAACGCTCTACAGCTTTAATGTTACTATTTTACAGCTCTGAGTAGTATAGATCAAGGAGAAATTAGCTTCTGACTGCACGCAAATTATGTGGTCTTTCATCAttcagcttattttaaaaacGGCTGGAGAGTGGTGCAGAATCTCAGTGTTAGGCAGGAATTGTTATGTTGGTGCTCATGGATCTTAACTATGTTTGTGAAAATGCTTTacaggaacaaagaaaattcaTCATCCTTAGAAGCAAATCAAGCAGAAGGTCaaagtaaactgaaaaagaggaagatagCTGAAACCTCTAATGTTATCACAGAAACATTGCCATCTGCAGAATCAGAGCCTGTTGAAATTGAAGTTGAGATTGCTGAAGGGACGATTGAAGTGGAAGATGACAACATGGAAGCGCTTGAAGAAGTAGCTTCTGCAGAGCAATCCATAAAGTACATACAAGCAACGGGTACATCAGATGAATCTGCTTTGGCCCTTTTGGCAGATATCACCAGCAAGTATCGtcagggagagagaaaatgccaGATCCAAGAAGAAGGTGATAGTGCAACTGATCCTACGTGCAAACAGGTAGAAGGTATTGAAATTGTGGAACTTCAGCTGTCACACGTGAACAATTTATTCCACTGTGAGAAATGTAACCGTTCGTTTAAATTGTTTTACCATTTTAAGGAACACATGAAAACACACTCTACTGAGAGTTACAAGTGTGACATATGCAATAAAAGGTACCTGCGAGAGAGTGCTCTGAAACAGCACCTCACCTGTTACCACCTTGATGAAGGTGGGGCCAGCAAGAAGCAAAGACCTggcaaaaaaatacatatatgcCAGTACTGTGATAAGCAGTTTGACCACTTTGGACATTTTAAAGAGCACCTCCGGAAGCACACAGGTGAGAATACTGCTGTAGTCCTGTCCTTGTGGCCTTGGCTCTAGCATTTGAGGTTTTTGCATGTTTGGGGGAAATAAGAGATGTACTGAAGAGAACATGCAAGTCCTGAGTGCTAGAAATACTCAGCTTCTAGTGACAACTAAAATgctggtttgtcttttttttttctgttcgttcatttgttttgttttccattgatGAAATCTTTTGAGGGTTTGAGGTGGTTAAAAACAGGCATCTAAAACTGGAAAGCACTGATGAAGCTTGTCTCTCAAGTCTATCAAGTCTTAAAgatttttgcaaaataatttcttaaggCATGTTTCTCCTCTTCAAAAGTACCAAACTGAGGGAGCTACTTTTATCTTTCACAATTCTAccagtaaatatttctgttgaaatatgATCTGAACTGTGAGAGGTTTTAGTCTGAtctaatttgcttttctcctttacaaGAATGGATGGAATTTTTAAACCTAGTCTAAATAATGATATGTTAACTTTGTGGTTACGGCTGAATTCCCTggtatttcttatttattagtGAAATAACAGTCACTGTGGTAGCTGTTAATTTCTTTGGGTCTCCTTCCTGTGACAGTCAAATTATAATGGGCCAGCACAATATTGGACTATCTCCCATCAGAATTTCTGTGTGTTACTTACGATTGGCAAGTGAAATCTCATACATTCTcataaagggagaaaaaggcaaCCCTTAGGTCAGGCCAAAACTCTCCCTCTTCATAACATATCGCTTAGATGAGATTAAACTCATACTCGGATGACTCatggggagaagcagcaggttGTCACCTTTTGCAGGGTAGTTTAATGTTTTCCATCGCTGATGTACCTGGTGCTGCCCAGGTCACAGTGTTTGATTTGCACTGTGCAAGAAGTCACATGTCTTTTGGCCTTTGGATATTGCCACCATTATCTTTGAATCATCAATTTCAGACCCTTTGGCAGAATGTTGGAGATTACCGAAGAATTTGAGTAGGAATAGAATAAATCTGTCCCTAAATGGTGCCTTACTGCAAGTAATTGCTTAAATGTGACCAGATCACAGGACAGGTGAAGGTCTGGTCTAGGGGTGAGTTTTCTGCTGTAGTGTCCTTGCTTGGGCAATGTCTGTTATTTTTGACCCGCAAGACTGATGGCAGCTCAGCAATCTCTGCATTAGCTGTGCAACATCTTGAAAACTATAATGTTTTGTAACAATTAAGGGCAATGTTCCCACCATTTAACATTTTGCTGTAGCCTGTAGGTGTAAGTGGGAATTATAGGCCACTtatggatttcttttaaaaacctaaTTAGGATcttaggaatatttttatttgtgaagATACAGGTTTATTGGCTTTCCTTCTCAATTGTCAGTAACTACTGCATTCCTGAAAATGCAGGCTTTTAAACTAGGTAAGGTAGATTCTTACGTTATTCACTGAAATGTCTTAGCCTCTTTTGGGGTTCCTGAAGCTATTTGTTTCAGTAGTTATGTTGGTGTCAATATCTCTGCAGATTAATTATCAGactttcagaagaaagacaCTGTTCCTATTTCTTGTACTTTAATTTACTTGAATTTCATTGTGTTTGTGCATGATGAAATTAGTAAACAGATGCCTCAGTTGTTCTTTTTTACTACTTGATGACAGTAACAACCATGTATTACTTtggatgaaaaggagaaaacagaaccGATTTTGAGCCTCTCTTGTTGATGTCCTTAGCTGGCTTCTGTGTTTGGTACCAGCTTTGAAATGAAGTGGCCAAactgaaaggaatttttatCTTGCTTGTGCCCATTTATGTCCCTCTATGTGTTCTCTTCACTGTATTTGAGTGGaagggggttttgtttgttttaatactgATGCATTGTTATTTCATGGTCGCTTTATGCCAGCTTCTTTTTCTGGAGCTCAGTTTTGCCTCTCATGCATAAGTTGTTAttgttcttgaaaacaaaattttgtatTCTTTAAATACTTCCTTCTTTAATGTGTCACCTTGTATATTTACTGATATTGATTGTCTTGTTATAAATATTATtagacaaaaagagaaatttctttaagACATTTCATCAGAATAGTAATCAAACTTCCATAAAAACCTAAATGTACCTTAAATGGCACTGGTAATTgttacattgttttttttaatatgagagTTATGATTCCACATTAGGCTTTTGCCctttatttacataaataaagCTTACATAGAATGTCTTTCACTTTTGTAATATAATCTATTTGGCCACGTCTTCACTGCATCTCTATCAACCTGcacaaaaggaagaaggggagaaaggagagctGACAGAAAACTATCTTAAAAATCACTTACAAATACTCGTATCTTTCTTAACAGGTGAAAAACCGTTTGAATGTCCAAACTGCCATGAACGTTTTGCTAGGAATAGCACACTCAAATGTCACCTAACGGCCTGTCAGTCTGGAGCTGGAgctaaaaagggaagaaagaagttaTATGAATGTCAGGTGAGTAATGGAAGTAGCAAAGTCTGAGGATAgattcctgtgctgaggaagtGTGAGTACTGAGCAGCAAAGGCAACAGGAGTGGGCTTATGTCTCCAAGAAGTACTtgtagtaaaataaatacaaggaTTGCATTCAGCCACAACATACAGATAAATTATTGTATCCAAGTAGTTCCATTTAAAATATGGAATTACTGATATGGAGCTTTGTAATACTTATAATCAGAGAAATTCTTATGGTTAAGGTAAATGTTCATGGACATTTTACTggtctttctgcttccttttcaaGATTCTTGGTACACTGATCTAGGCTTATGAGCATGCTTCACTCAAGTCCAAAATGCAAAGCACTATTCTATTTCCTGTTTTATGAGTCTTCTGTTTGATATGCAATTTATTGACTTTGTCTGGAAAGTCATTCCAACTTGCGATGGCAATCTGTAGTGGCTTTTAGGCAAATACAAATGCTGTAGATGCTGCTTGGCCGCTCTATGTAACTGacttttgaaaagctgtttgGATACATCTCGCTTAGCTTTTATAAGTTGATTCTGCAAAGCTAGAAGATTCAAGAGCTGAGGCTGGTTGTAGCATTCTTATTTGCTGTTTTGCTGCCCCACGGCTGTTGCATTCTCAAATAAGAACACACATCTTTTTCTGTTATCCATTTTCTGCCATCTTTGTCTTTATCTGTTTTACTTTTCCCTTAATGCTCTCACCATATTCAGTTTACAGAATGGCTGTGGTTTGAGGTTCAATTGGGTTGTGTAGTGAAGAAAACTGCTGGATATCAGCTTTATTTGTTCCTAAGGAGAGAGTGATCttattcacagaaaacattaGATACTGCGGgagattaattaattttgtgttgCTAATCAAATCACTTAATCAGAAGTTTCACTGTTGCGATTGCATCATTTAGTTCTTGTGCTAGTCTGAAGCTCATTGTTGTGAGCATTACTTTATCTTAAATATAAGTTTGCTCTGAGTGTGAGAATTCTTGTGTAACAGTTGTAACTGACAGCTTCATAAAATATACTGTTTTATCATTGCAACCCTTTGGTCTAATTGCTTTGTGTCATAGCTTTCTTCTTCTAAATTGATACCATATTCACGCACAGGGTCTGTGAATGTGGATTAGTGTTTCTTCAGACTGTGGAAACTACAGCAATGCTTGGATAAATTCTTCATTACATTTTTCGGTTTAGAACTATATTTGAATAGCATTCAAGAAATATATCTTGGCTCACTggacaaagaggagaaaagaaaaatgttcttccttGATGAGCACTTCTGATGCTCTTTAGTGTGTGCTTTGAGTGCTGAATTAGGGTCTACATGGCACAAACAATCATTATATGCTTGGGCATTAGCAATAGTCATTGCCTTTATGTACAACTAAGTAATTTTGAATGCTTATCTATAGGTTAGTGTTTTAAGAAGTGTATGTGCAACTTCTTCCTAAAGCTTGAGCCTGGGGGTAAGAAACATGGCACTACATCACAAACCTGTTTTAAACACTTCAACAGCAAAATGGAGATGTTTAGCTCCACTACACAGATCTATTCTTGAGTTAATCCTTGTCAGATACTCTATCGTCTTTCTGTGCTATTGCTGAGAAATATGAGGAGATGGAgcattctgttttaaaactatttgctaGCAGTGAGGGAGTGTTGAAACGTGCATTCTttgttgctttctgcagctgagaaCACTTGCATGGACAAAGACTCCTGAGCCTGTTTCTTTCTCCAAGCCTGACTCTACCCTATTGGTCTCTCTTCTACCCTGTCATCTCATTCATATCTGCAATCTCTGTGCATTGTTTTCAGGCTGCTTATCTCAGTGCCAGCTGAAGGGAAGGAAGTGTGCTCAAgtgttttgtgaaaataatgtGCCTGTGGTCGAGGCGGTGCTTTTAGCTGGAAGAGAATTAAAGAGATTTGAAGAGAGTTTTATCTGCTGAAATCACgcaaatatttgtttttgaATAGCAAAATGGGAGAGTTTAGTCTAGCCAATTAACCCTGCAATGTTATGGGTAAACGAAAGCTGATAAGGAAAAGCTGGCTAGTAGTAGTACTGCACCTAGAACTTCATTAAAAAGCCAGTTTGCATTACACTTTCATTGTACAGTATTATTATCTAAAAAGCTTTCCACCCAAAGCTCTAGCACCAGTTATTGAGGCATGACACTGTATGTGTATTTCATGTAaggttaaaataagaaaattttcaaaCGCTGGCTCATAAATTTTGTAGGTATCGTGTGTGTACACAACACAAAGCAGCACCCTAAATAAGTATAATACTGGTGTCCTGTCTGTATGAAGCTGACTTCTCAGCATTTACTGCTGAagtatatgttttttttatccAAGTAGCAAGAAGCTACACTATGTGAAGGCATGATCTGAAATAGGCACTGTATTTTGTCATATTTCTGTTATCACTGTTTAACATACTGTATCTTTTGTTCCAGGTTTGTAACAGTGTGTTTAACAGCTGGGATCAATTCAAAGATCACCTGGTGATACACACCGGTGACAAACCCAACCACTGCACCTTATGTGATTTGTGGTTTATGCAAGGCAGTGAGCTGAGAAGGCATctcaaagaaatacacaatattTCGGAACGAATAATGGCAGAAGAGGTTCTTCCAGTGGAAGCTGAACCAGTAACTTCAATGACTATAATAGAACAAGTGGAGCAAGTCCATGTCCTACCGGTAATTCAGGTACAAGTGGATCCTGCACAGGTAGCTGTGGAACAGATGCACCAGGATCTCATACAGGACAATCAAGTGAAAGGCACACAGATGGATGAACTGCAGGAGCAGGTGCAAATCAGTTACTTGGAAGTTGAACACATTCAGACTGAACAAGGGGCTGAAGTGCATGTTGAGCAGTTACACGTCGAGCACGTAAATCAGATACAAGTGGAAGAAGTACAGGCAGAACTTACAGATGGAACGGACCTTGAACAAGTAGAATATGGAAGTGTCAAtcaaggagaaggagaagaaaaggaacataATGAAGTGGATGATGCAGCTAAGGAAGTTCATGAACAAGCTGAAGACTTAAAAACTCAACAGTTAGTGGACATGCAGAATGAAAAGGTGGATGACTAGGACAAATAACAAAGCTATGCAGGTTTAGGGGTAAAAtacaaagttatttttgttaacTTTTACATTGGGTTTTGAACCTTCAGTGGTGACTTTTCCTATATGCTGTCCTTTGGAAGGTGGAGAAGTGGACCAAAATTAGCTTTCATGTACAACTAAACTTCTCttatatgtgaaaaaaatttccCCATGCATGTAGTACCATGGAACAGAAACTACCACAGACATGGACAGTTTTATGAGGATTTTAATAAGGAATAGCCTGTATCATTGTCACACCATCCACGTGTATATGCAAGAGTactttcatctcttttcctcttgcaaTAGAAGCAAACTCTTGTGAAAGATTTGGAGGGTGTCTGAGGCAGAAGAATCAGTAAAATCTGGTGGGTTCTATTGTAAATGGCAGTTGGGTACCTGTGAATATTTGGATCAGTGTTTGCTGTATCCTAACAGTGGTCCCTGACTTtcaagctggggaaaaaaaattgttgctgGAGGTATCTGAGCACAAAAATCCTGTGCCTTTCCAATGCTGACTAGTTGAATTTCCACAGAGTTCCTAGAGTGTTCAAGAGCCTAGTTCAGTAAAAGGCAGTGTAGGTAATGTTGTAGTGCTTTATACTTTTACTTAAAATTGCCagctactgatttttttttttttattttgcattaaatttaGAGGCAGGATACTGAGGGAGAAATGGATTCCACATGAAGACAGTAGGACACTCTAAAGGGACACTTTAAAACAGGATAAGTTCAGTATGATCTGTGGTAAATGTGAGCTTGAAGAAAGCTACTGGCAGactttaattttataaattgtcattttctgaaatgaatatGTTTAAATACGAGTATAGGGGACGCTTGTCTATATGGTATGaggtttctgtttttttgaaatgaaactCCGACACTTGACACAAAGATGTGCTAAACGTAAAGGTAAAAGCCATAGGTATGAGTGCTAAACTGGGGATTGAAAAGCAGGAGTGTAAATACTTTAATCACTATTAGACAATAAAAGAATATCAACCATGGAATGTTGCATTATTTGTTTCATCCAATAAATGGGGAACGACTGAGTGACTGGCAATTACAGTGCCAGCTCTCAGTGATAGGTATCAATCTCATTTGTAATAAGATTAATAGCTCTTTACTGTAAAGTTAgatttgtttagaaaataattgtCTAGCTCTGTGTTCAAGGATGTTAAGGACTTCTAAGTCTCAGTTGTTGCCTTGAGATTAGAGGTGCTCCACACGTTCCGAAAAACTTGCATTTCAAAGCCTTAACTGAGGGAGGAATTTTTGCAAGGACATTCCCTAATGCTCTTTGTAAACCTGTAGTTCTTAGTTAAAATCAGGCTTTTCTATTCAGTCTTCTCCAAATGCAGAATTACTTACTGGGATCTGTGCTTTCATTCAGTcttgttaaaaatgtttcttgtgtTTCATAGTAGCCTTTGAGaaacttgcaaaaaaaccccatggaTCTCAATTAAAATGTCAAACAATTTAATTAATGtaactttcattcttttttacaatgttttgtgttttctgaggtGCAAATAATATGTGATGAGATTCTCTGTGGAGGGAGGAGTTGATCATGAAAGTAAAAGCTGGCTGTTTGTATTTGTACCTGGCTTCTGATAAGCATCTCATCTTTCACAGAGGGGATAGGCCTGCTTGTTTTGCTGCATAACTCTATTTTTTTAGGTATTTGTACATTTAGAGACAAGGTCTCTGTCTGTGGAATTAATGGAACAATCTGGCTGTCTGTCTAACTTTAACTCTTCGTTAATTAAAGTCTGATGCAAGTTGAGCAGTTACGTGGTTTTGGTAGCAGGGCTGGGGTTCAGTAAGCGGAACTAGgctatttctttgttcttttggaACTCTCCTTTTCATCAACAGTTTATTAATTTAGTAAGAGGGAAACCATGCTCTGTTGTTGTGCCCCATGCTCCCCATTCAGACTCACTCTAAGCCTGTCTGGGGCATGGTGGAACTACAAGCAGTCTTCTCTTCACCCTGAAGGACAGGTTGAAAGGCTCTCCTGAAGTAATAACTCCA belongs to Cuculus canorus isolate bCucCan1 chromosome Z, bCucCan1.pri, whole genome shotgun sequence and includes:
- the ZNF131 gene encoding zinc finger protein 131 isoform X4; this encodes MASLRQCIKPDSQIIPVSHEASPFAMEAEETMECIQEFPEHYKVILDRLNEQREQDQFTDITLIVDGHHFKAHKAVLAACSQFFYKFFQDFTQEPLVEIEGVSNMAFRHLIEFTYTAKLMVQGEEEANDVWKAAEYLQMLEAIKALEIRNKENSSSLEANQAEGQSKLKKRKIAETSNVITETLPSAESEPVEIEVEIAEGTIEVEDDNMEALEEVASAEQSIKYIQATGTSDESALALLADITSKYRQGERKCQIQEEGDSATDPTCKQEHMKTHSTESYKCDICNKRYLRESALKQHLTCYHLDEGGASKKQRPGKKIHICQYCDKQFDHFGHFKEHLRKHTGEKPFECPNCHERFARNSTLKCHLTACQSGAGAKKGRKKLYECQVCNSVFNSWDQFKDHLVIHTGDKPNHCTLCDLWFMQGSELRRHLKEIHNISERIMAEEVLPVEAEPVTSMTIIEQVEQVHVLPVIQVQVDPAQVAVEQMHQDLIQDNQVKGTQMDELQEQVQISYLEVEHIQTEQGAEVHVEQLHVEHVNQIQVEEVQAELTDGTDLEQVEYGSVNQGEGEEKEHNEVDDAAKEVHEQAEDLKTQQLVDMQNEKVDD
- the ZNF131 gene encoding zinc finger protein 131 isoform X2 → MQERVCFVASPFAMEAEETMECIQEFPEHYKVILDRLNEQREQDQFTDITLIVDGHHFKAHKAVLAACSQFFYKFFQDFTQEPLVEIEGVSNMAFRHLIEFTYTAKLMVQGEEEANDVWKAAEYLQMLEAIKALEIRNKENSSSLEANQAEGQSKLKKRKIAETSNVITETLPSAESEPVEIEVEIAEGTIEVEDDNMEALEEVASAEQSIKYIQATGTSDESALALLADITSKYRQGERKCQIQEEGDSATDPTCKQVEGIEIVELQLSHVNNLFHCEKCNRSFKLFYHFKEHMKTHSTESYKCDICNKRYLRESALKQHLTCYHLDEGGASKKQRPGKKIHICQYCDKQFDHFGHFKEHLRKHTGEKPFECPNCHERFARNSTLKCHLTACQSGAGAKKGRKKLYECQVCNSVFNSWDQFKDHLVIHTGDKPNHCTLCDLWFMQGSELRRHLKEIHNISERIMAEEVLPVEAEPVTSMTIIEQVEQVHVLPVIQVQVDPAQVAVEQMHQDLIQDNQVKGTQMDELQEQVQISYLEVEHIQTEQGAEVHVEQLHVEHVNQIQVEEVQAELTDGTDLEQVEYGSVNQGEGEEKEHNEVDDAAKEVHEQAEDLKTQQLVDMQNEKVDD
- the ZNF131 gene encoding zinc finger protein 131 isoform X1, translating into MASLRQCIKPDSQIIPVSHEASPFAMEAEETMECIQEFPEHYKVILDRLNEQREQDQFTDITLIVDGHHFKAHKAVLAACSQFFYKFFQDFTQEPLVEIEGVSNMAFRHLIEFTYTAKLMVQGEEEANDVWKAAEYLQMLEAIKALEIRNKENSSSLEANQAEGQSKLKKRKIAETSNVITETLPSAESEPVEIEVEIAEGTIEVEDDNMEALEEVASAEQSIKYIQATGTSDESALALLADITSKYRQGERKCQIQEEGDSATDPTCKQVEGIEIVELQLSHVNNLFHCEKCNRSFKLFYHFKEHMKTHSTESYKCDICNKRYLRESALKQHLTCYHLDEGGASKKQRPGKKIHICQYCDKQFDHFGHFKEHLRKHTGEKPFECPNCHERFARNSTLKCHLTACQSGAGAKKGRKKLYECQVCNSVFNSWDQFKDHLVIHTGDKPNHCTLCDLWFMQGSELRRHLKEIHNISERIMAEEVLPVEAEPVTSMTIIEQVEQVHVLPVIQVQVDPAQVAVEQMHQDLIQDNQVKGTQMDELQEQVQISYLEVEHIQTEQGAEVHVEQLHVEHVNQIQVEEVQAELTDGTDLEQVEYGSVNQGEGEEKEHNEVDDAAKEVHEQAEDLKTQQLVDMQNEKVDD
- the ZNF131 gene encoding zinc finger protein 131 isoform X3; this translates as MEAEETMECIQEFPEHYKVILDRLNEQREQDQFTDITLIVDGHHFKAHKAVLAACSQFFYKFFQDFTQEPLVEIEGVSNMAFRHLIEFTYTAKLMVQGEEEANDVWKAAEYLQMLEAIKALEIRNKENSSSLEANQAEGQSKLKKRKIAETSNVITETLPSAESEPVEIEVEIAEGTIEVEDDNMEALEEVASAEQSIKYIQATGTSDESALALLADITSKYRQGERKCQIQEEGDSATDPTCKQVEGIEIVELQLSHVNNLFHCEKCNRSFKLFYHFKEHMKTHSTESYKCDICNKRYLRESALKQHLTCYHLDEGGASKKQRPGKKIHICQYCDKQFDHFGHFKEHLRKHTGEKPFECPNCHERFARNSTLKCHLTACQSGAGAKKGRKKLYECQVCNSVFNSWDQFKDHLVIHTGDKPNHCTLCDLWFMQGSELRRHLKEIHNISERIMAEEVLPVEAEPVTSMTIIEQVEQVHVLPVIQVQVDPAQVAVEQMHQDLIQDNQVKGTQMDELQEQVQISYLEVEHIQTEQGAEVHVEQLHVEHVNQIQVEEVQAELTDGTDLEQVEYGSVNQGEGEEKEHNEVDDAAKEVHEQAEDLKTQQLVDMQNEKVDD